A stretch of Desulfotalea psychrophila LSv54 DNA encodes these proteins:
- the rlmF gene encoding 23S rRNA (adenine(1618)-N(6))-methyltransferase RlmF produces the protein MASQHDKKSVQSGLLHPRNPHRGRYDLDALCRTCPELKMHIQIKPTGDKTIDFSDAKAVLCLNRALLAHYYQVSNWQIPEGYLCPPIPGRADYIHYLADLLAEDLPTSAKGKKIRVLDIGTGANCIYPIIGSQSYGWHFVGTDIDPLAIKIAGMIVQANSCLNGKITLKQQLDKKLIFKGIINEDKFDLTMCNPPFHASLAEAEAGNQRKRKNLGHGKENRAQEKLNFGGQNAELWCPGGEIVFLRQMAEESVAFAKQVRWFSSLLSKGKNVAPLKKLLKQLGCKRIKVVEMAQGQKISRFIAWSFSQE, from the coding sequence ATGGCAAGCCAACACGACAAAAAGAGCGTTCAAAGCGGATTGCTCCATCCCAGAAACCCTCATCGTGGCCGATATGACCTCGACGCTCTTTGCAGGACTTGCCCTGAGCTTAAAATGCATATCCAGATCAAACCCACGGGCGACAAGACCATAGATTTCAGCGATGCCAAGGCTGTGCTCTGCCTGAACAGGGCCCTACTCGCCCACTATTACCAGGTGAGCAACTGGCAAATCCCCGAGGGTTATCTCTGCCCCCCCATCCCCGGACGAGCCGACTATATCCATTATTTGGCAGATCTTCTCGCAGAAGATTTACCTACTTCTGCCAAGGGCAAGAAGATCAGAGTACTCGACATAGGCACTGGCGCAAACTGTATCTACCCTATTATTGGCAGTCAAAGCTATGGTTGGCACTTTGTCGGCACCGATATAGATCCTCTCGCCATAAAAATTGCTGGTATGATTGTCCAAGCCAACAGTTGCTTAAACGGAAAGATCACCCTCAAACAACAATTAGACAAAAAATTGATCTTTAAGGGCATTATCAACGAGGATAAATTTGATCTCACCATGTGCAACCCTCCCTTCCATGCATCTCTTGCCGAGGCCGAGGCAGGAAACCAACGTAAACGGAAAAACCTGGGCCATGGCAAAGAGAATAGAGCTCAAGAGAAGCTCAACTTTGGTGGACAAAATGCAGAGCTCTGGTGTCCCGGCGGAGAAATTGTCTTTCTCAGACAGATGGCCGAGGAGAGCGTCGCCTTTGCCAAGCAGGTTCGTTGGTTTAGCAGCCTGCTCTCCAAGGGAAAAAATGTTGCTCCCCTGAAAAAGCTCCTTAAACAACTGGGCTGCAAACGAATCAAGGTTGTGGAAATGGCCCAGGGCCAGAAGATAAGCCGGTTCATCGCCTGGAGTTTCTCTCAAGAGTAA
- a CDS encoding YaeQ family protein, giving the protein MALKPTIYKLRINIADGDRDYYETISLTIAQHPSENLERMMARVLAFCINSEEYLTFTKGLSAVEEPDIWARTLDDRLSFWIDIGEPAVERIRKATRVSPRVRVYTFNSKSDTWWSQNQEKFKELAVSVYQFPWPEIQELATLVKRSMELSVTITGDTAYISAPAGDCQVSCLCLQSK; this is encoded by the coding sequence GTGGCATTAAAACCGACGATTTATAAATTAAGAATCAATATAGCAGACGGTGACCGAGACTATTACGAAACGATTAGTCTCACCATTGCCCAACACCCCTCGGAAAACCTTGAGCGGATGATGGCCCGTGTTCTGGCTTTTTGCATTAATAGCGAAGAGTACTTAACCTTTACCAAGGGACTCAGTGCCGTGGAAGAACCAGATATATGGGCACGGACATTGGACGATCGCCTCTCCTTCTGGATTGATATTGGCGAACCAGCCGTTGAGAGAATACGCAAGGCCACTCGGGTTTCGCCCAGGGTAAGGGTCTATACCTTTAACTCAAAATCTGATACCTGGTGGTCACAGAACCAGGAAAAGTTCAAGGAACTGGCAGTCTCTGTCTATCAATTTCCATGGCCTGAAATACAAGAGCTGGCAACCTTGGTAAAACGAAGCATGGAGCTCTCGGTCACCATCACCGGCGATACCGCCTATATCTCAGCTCCCGCAGGGGACTGCCAAGTCTCCTGTCTCTGCCTGCAAAGCAAGTAA